A region of Pleionea litopenaei DNA encodes the following proteins:
- a CDS encoding SCO family protein, whose product MKYLQQIILYTAITVIVILAGVYFLKAEGTKEQELQVTMVYPKLKTVAPFVLGEGEKTFTQEYFKDHWTLVFFGYTYCPDICPTTMSALKNFYQKLPQEIQEKTQVLLVSVDPERDNAEQLANYANAFHADFDATTGSHEALHKFSRDFGAIYAKSGEGDDYLVDHTGKVFLIDPLSRRYAFINKSMDDPSMGYEYNIEAMLSDYLAILEQN is encoded by the coding sequence ATGAAATATTTACAGCAGATCATTCTCTATACAGCCATAACGGTAATCGTGATTCTTGCGGGCGTGTATTTCTTGAAAGCCGAAGGAACCAAAGAGCAAGAGCTGCAAGTCACAATGGTTTATCCTAAGTTAAAAACCGTTGCGCCATTTGTGTTAGGAGAAGGAGAGAAAACCTTCACACAAGAGTACTTTAAAGATCATTGGACATTGGTCTTTTTCGGTTACACTTATTGTCCGGATATTTGTCCTACGACTATGTCTGCTTTAAAAAACTTCTATCAAAAACTGCCGCAAGAAATACAAGAAAAAACCCAAGTTCTACTCGTGTCGGTTGATCCTGAGCGTGATAATGCCGAGCAACTAGCCAATTATGCTAATGCTTTTCATGCTGATTTCGATGCGACCACAGGTTCACATGAAGCGCTTCATAAGTTCAGTCGAGATTTTGGTGCGATCTATGCAAAATCTGGTGAAGGCGATGATTATCTTGTTGATCACACGGGTAAAGTCTTTTTGATTGATCCTCTTAGCCGACGTTACGCATTCATCAATAAGAGCATGGACGACCCTTCCATGGGTTACGAGTATAATATTGAAGCAATGCTCAGTGATTACTTGGCAATCTTAGAGCAAAATTAA
- the lpxL gene encoding LpxL/LpxP family Kdo(2)-lipid IV(A) lauroyl/palmitoleoyl acyltransferase, translating into MSKIPHIPERPSGIQHWPTWAFFGLMSLFGRLPYPAIKVLGKGIGLLMYRLAKSRVRIATINIQLCFPHLNEQQQAALVRENLIETGIGMLETSMLWFGGQRRWSKLVSFKGLEHLDAALAEGRGGLLLAFHLTSLEIGGSLLGTRYKIGALYRRNEDPAIEYAMCKGRSKFVDPIPREATRDMIKYLKNNQFVWYAADQDYGRRQSIFVPFFNIPTATITATTRFAKLSKSPVIPMTQQRLSNGTIEVTIHPPLPNIGNNEEQDALTINQFLESYLTQHPADYLWVHRRFKTRPSESDASLYPEKKKNRPVTPERYKNIIEAADWVEGEPPEKLFVHDELVYFYYYKGLLQKSRWKQFISQIDEQTLDGETFRYQGKVRHCAHKQCYLVYLQK; encoded by the coding sequence ATGAGTAAGATTCCTCACATTCCTGAGCGACCAAGTGGTATACAGCATTGGCCTACCTGGGCCTTTTTTGGACTTATGAGTTTATTCGGCCGCTTGCCTTATCCTGCAATTAAAGTCTTGGGTAAAGGAATCGGGTTACTGATGTATCGACTTGCTAAGTCTCGCGTTCGTATTGCCACCATTAACATACAGCTCTGCTTCCCTCACCTGAATGAGCAACAACAAGCCGCTTTAGTCCGCGAGAACCTCATTGAAACCGGCATCGGTATGCTTGAGACTTCAATGCTCTGGTTTGGCGGTCAACGTCGTTGGTCAAAGCTGGTAAGCTTTAAAGGTCTCGAACACCTAGATGCCGCATTAGCAGAAGGCCGTGGTGGCTTATTACTCGCATTTCACTTAACCAGTTTAGAAATTGGCGGTTCATTGTTAGGGACTCGATACAAAATAGGTGCTTTGTACCGCCGTAATGAAGATCCCGCTATCGAGTATGCCATGTGTAAGGGTCGCAGTAAGTTTGTTGATCCGATACCACGTGAGGCAACGCGTGACATGATAAAATATTTAAAGAATAACCAATTTGTTTGGTACGCCGCCGATCAAGATTATGGTCGCAGACAAAGTATTTTTGTTCCTTTTTTCAATATTCCAACAGCAACGATAACCGCCACCACAAGATTTGCAAAGCTATCAAAATCACCGGTCATTCCAATGACTCAACAACGCCTGAGCAATGGGACCATTGAAGTAACCATACACCCTCCATTGCCGAATATTGGCAACAACGAAGAGCAAGATGCACTTACCATTAACCAATTCTTAGAAAGCTATCTCACTCAACATCCTGCCGATTATTTATGGGTGCATCGGCGCTTTAAAACTCGCCCGAGTGAATCTGATGCTTCGCTTTATCCCGAGAAAAAGAAAAATCGACCGGTGACTCCAGAACGATACAAAAATATCATTGAGGCCGCTGATTGGGTTGAAGGAGAGCCTCCTGAAAAACTCTTTGTTCATGACGAGCTGGTGTACTTCTATTATTACAAAGGCCTGCTTCAAAAATCGAGATGGAAACAATTTATCAGTCAGATAGACGAGCAAACACTTGATGGTGAAACCTTTCGCTATCAAGGAAAGGTTCGACATTGCGCTCATAAACAATGTTATCTAGTTTATTTGCAAAAATGA
- a CDS encoding glycosyltransferase family A protein, whose amino-acid sequence MSSYREKSSHWSDPIVGRFLRFAAGGWVPASWFLPEFKKQGWAEKSMPMHIEVVSHCWQYAHFLLYQLSSLVNFPPQKVKVTMTVYYSNEDTNTAAVLKFFEQYAIENVEWNWQEMPKEKLFRRAIGRNHAAKNSKADWVWFTDCDLMFRENCLDELGVALEGRSDVLVFPRQERITSLLTDEDPMLSFNASAIDLKDVDTDQFSISERGRATGPLQITHGDVAREYGYCECLGYYQRPAEKWCKAYEDRAFRWLLRSQGTPLDIPGVYRIRHVFKGRYTGGKANTALRSSIRKTVAAIQKPRPEDE is encoded by the coding sequence ATGTCGTCATATCGAGAGAAATCGTCGCATTGGAGTGACCCGATAGTGGGGCGTTTTTTACGCTTTGCAGCTGGCGGCTGGGTTCCGGCTAGTTGGTTTTTGCCTGAATTCAAAAAGCAAGGCTGGGCTGAGAAAAGCATGCCTATGCATATCGAGGTCGTTAGCCATTGTTGGCAATATGCCCACTTCTTGCTCTATCAATTAAGTTCTTTGGTCAATTTTCCACCTCAAAAAGTCAAAGTGACCATGACGGTTTATTATTCAAATGAAGATACTAATACCGCCGCGGTGTTGAAGTTTTTTGAGCAGTACGCCATCGAAAATGTCGAGTGGAACTGGCAAGAAATGCCAAAAGAGAAACTCTTTCGGCGCGCCATCGGACGAAACCATGCGGCAAAAAACAGTAAAGCCGATTGGGTTTGGTTTACCGATTGTGATTTGATGTTTCGAGAAAATTGCCTTGATGAACTCGGAGTTGCACTGGAAGGGCGTAGCGATGTTTTGGTGTTTCCACGACAAGAACGAATCACTTCTCTTTTGACTGATGAAGATCCTATGTTGAGTTTTAATGCGTCGGCAATCGATTTGAAAGACGTCGATACTGACCAGTTCTCAATAAGTGAACGAGGTCGAGCAACCGGCCCATTGCAGATTACTCACGGTGATGTGGCTCGTGAATACGGTTACTGCGAATGTTTAGGTTACTACCAAAGACCCGCCGAAAAGTGGTGTAAAGCATACGAAGACCGAGCATTTCGCTGGTTGTTAAGGTCGCAAGGCACGCCATTGGATATTCCGGGAGTCTATCGAATTCGTCACGTATTCAAAGGCCGCTACACTGGCGGAAAAGCCAACACGGCACTGCGAAGCTCGATCCGTAAAACCGTCGCTGCGATCCAAAAGCCTCGTCCAGAGGATGAATAG